ataaaataaaataaataaataaatatatatacatatatatatatatatatataatatatttatttaatatttacataGTATTATTTTACGTAGATATAACAAtactattttattttatatatttttatatatacaaaatatttttagagtataatttattcaaataacttataaaaattatatatatacatataatatatattataaatatatatattatatatataatatattagagagaacaatattatataatattatctcGATATTAAATCTTATgaatttgttatatttaataatcgtacttattttatataaaaatattattatatatatattataattatatattattttatataatatatatatatatatatatatatatatatatattatttatttattcgTTTAATTGTAATAAGAACACCTTATTAAATAAGAATacacataataaaattatataataatNNNNNNNNNNNNNNNNNNNNNNNNNNNNNNNNNNNNNNNNNNNNNNNNNNNNNNNNNNNNNNNNNNNNNNNNNNNNNNNNNNNNNNNNNNNNNNNNNNNNNNNNNNNNNNNNNNNNNNNNNNNNNNNNNNNNNNNNNNNNNNNNNNNNNNNNNNNNNNNNNNNNNNNNNNNNNNNNNNNNNNNNNNNNNNNNNNNNNNNNNNNNNNNNNNNNNNNNNNNNNNNNNNNNNNNNNNNNNNNNNNNNNNNNNNNNNNNNNNNNNNNNNNNNNNNNNNNNNNNNNNNNNNNNNNNNNNNNNNNNNNNNNNNNNNNNNNNNNNNNNNNNNNNNNNNNNNNNNNNNNNNNNNNNNNNNNNNNNNNNNNNNNNNNNNNNNNNNNNNNNNNNNNNNNNNNNNNNNNNNatataatatataatatatatatatgtatatggatatttatttataagtATAGAAAAACTtgtaaattaaaataaccaaatgattttatagtataaaaaaaaaaaaaaaaaaaaagtaataatataatttgtacatatatatatatatatataataaaaataaataaaaaaaatattctactttaaacataattttgaataaataatttaatttcaccataaatcattaaaaatgaaaattatatttcttataaatattgtaatattatttttaactaatgtattaacaaaaaaacaCGTGATAAGTAATACACTAGTaagtataaaaaagaaaaatggaaaaaaaaaatgtatgaatatatatatatatatatatatatatatatatatttttatatgtgtccatacatttttgtatattttctatattattatattttttttaattcttatttattgtagaattttataaatgttaATCCTAAACaatttaataatagtaCAAAAAGATTAAAAGCTACAGGTAACAAGCGGAATGTGTATAAATCATTTATGTAACATgtatatctatatatatatatatatatattatatgtgtatatttttttatcatttttgtGTGTTTATATGGATTCACatataattgtatataatttattttttgttcatatatatattgtttttattgtttgtttttgtttattattttttttagaatataaaattgaTAATAAAGTAATTAGAGGTCCTCTCACACCTTtgaatgaatatattttaattcaAAAGGATGAGGCCTGTGACACGACCGACAGCGGAGTGTTTATTGGAGATACTGTAAGGAttttataaacaaatataaaaatgaataaataaataaataaatatatatatatatatatatatgtgtacatttctttcttttatCCTTTATCCtagttaaaaaaaaatcaataTATTGGAAAAGTCTTAAGTGTCGGAGCTGGTGCaattaatacaaaaaatgGGTAGggaaaattttttaaattgtataaaatattttacaaataatataatataatataataaataattgtACATAACCTTTTTGATAACTATACaccatatatatttttattatgcGCACAAAGGCtgaatttttaaaaaataaaataaaattttaaaaatagaaTATTTAGTATATGCGctaaaataattttattattattattattttattttttttttttttttttggttcatattttttttatatatatataaaatgtatgaaaaaaaaaaaaaaatacaaaatatgtttaataaGAAAAACAAATCGAAAGACATCTTcaaaatgtaatatatatatatatatatatatatatatatatgtatatgtcTATATATACCCTCTTTTATGCCacatatttctttttttttattagtGAAAGAATACCTATAGACATTCAAGTTGGTGATGTTGTCATTTTTAACCCGAACGATGGGAATAAGGTATGATATAcaagaacaaaaaaattaaataaaaataaaaataatattatataatataatataattattaacaGCTAGcttttttgaaaaaaaaaaatatatatatataatattatataatataatatatttattaatagctagcttttttgaaaaaaaaaaaaatatatatatataatattatataatatattatatttattaatagctagcttttttgaaaaaaaaaaaaaaaaaaaaaaaaactgAACATTGTACATGAAataattcttattattttttccgaaaaaatatatatccataATTTTCCTATGTTCcttatttctattttagGTAAAATACAATGACAAGGAGTGCTTATTAATATCAAACGAAGAGGTATTAGGGAAAATAAACGATTCAAATGAAATTAATCCATTGAATATTACACCTTTATATGACCGTGtgttaataaaattgaTAAATCCGAACGTTAATTCGGACTCCTTAATAATTATACCAGaatcaaaaaataatgataaagTAACAGATGGACAAGTTGTAGCAATAGGTAATGGaatatatgatgaaaataatcAAAAGGTACCTATAGATTTAAGAATAGatgattatattaaattttcaCCTTTTTCAAATGAAAGTTGTGAATTTACATACCAGAACGctaaatatacatttgtAAAGGCTAGATATGTCATGGCCAAATATTAATCACTCTTCgcataatatataaatgtatatatttatgtgtgTTTATATTTAGAATGATcgttttattttattttttgaaaaaaaaataatttttaaaataattttaaaaatactttaccttttatttattttatatttatcttatatttatcatatatttatcttatatttatcatatatttatcttatatttatcatatatttatcttatatttatcttatatttatcatatatctatcatatatttatcttatatttatcatatatttatcttatatttatcttatatttatcatatatttatcttatatttatcttatatttatcttatatttatattttatttttattttattttattttatttatttatttatttatttatttaatttttttttttttttttgtctttaaacatatattaaattaaacaaacgcgtataaaaaataaattaaaaaaataaatatacaacaTTGAAACGatgtaatatttaaaaaaaattaagaataaaattttatatatatatatatatatatatatatatatatatgtgtgataatcttttatttggtaaaattatttaatttcatattttaaaatcTATGAAAGATATTACTGCTTGTAACAGATTAAGAGTTACAATAGGATAGAatttagaaaaataaatgtcattaataatatgtaagacatgtattatttgataatttttcaaaattttttttaagaatcTATAATTTGAACCATACATGGGCGATGTGctttgttcatattttttaatataatattgtatgagttctttttcataaaaagatttttgtatattataatatggatccgtttctatatattttaaaaatttaatcgaaacatatatacataatgCTTCTTCTAATTCTCTTGATATATAGAAAGAggaattattattatgataatcATTGTAATGCATTTCATTTTGTACttcaaaataattattattatataatttctctactatcatatatatatgtttataattatgtGACCTTTCCATTTTGGTGAGCCATATATAACCGTGCATTAATTCATGCGcaagataaaaataaaaagaaatctTCGGTATGACACTGGTTAAAGAAACATTATCAAtcaatttaatattttcattagAAATGTTTAGATACTTCaaatttatgtttttatatttataattgtGTATACgtttattttgttcatgtaatttaaataatttttttcctgACACGGTAACACATCCGCAGGAGGAAACCATTTTTTCGcaaatattatcatcatatgtgttataattatatatataattattatatatattactattatgTGTATTACTACTATGTGTATTACTACTATGTGTATTACTACTATGTGTATTATTACTATGTGTATTACTACTATGTGTATTATTACTATGTGTATTACTACTATGTGTATTACTACTATGTgtattattactatatatatcattattatatatataatcattacATTTGTCATTCCCATATTTATTGagacattttttttttagtatataattaagatatattatatcacAATATATCAACTCGTTGTGTAATAATCTTCTATATACTCCATTAAAATCTTGTTTATccataaaatataaaactaaatttaatttatatttatccatgtttcttttatttggcaaattatttttttcattatcttttattttttgttctttctttttttcatatatagataataaaatattttcatagAATATGaactttctttttttcttttttgtttctatttttttgttgtttttatcttttttatttctttttatattttttttatatttttgttgttgtttccttatttttttaatatagTCAAAGAATGCCGCCGATGTGTTGGTATAGAATCTGGAGATTCTCGATGTATTATGAATaggtatattattattaaatgtatCATACGTTTGGTTATTATTACttgatatatttgtttgtttagaaatatttgttttattcattatttctttatttgttttattcattatttctttatttgtttcttcccttatttctttatttgttttttcacttatttctttatttgttttattcattatttctttatttgttttattcattatttctttatttgttttattcattatttctttatttgttttttccCTTATTTCtgtatttgtttttatattattgtttatgaaaaatgtttcttgtatattattaacattattaatattatcgCTTTGTATGatctcatttttttctgcttctattatattcattgaaggaattaatatgtttttatctgtattggatatatatatattgtttcttttttttgtatataacgatttaaatgatttaaaaaaagaagaaaagtATTTTCtttgattattatttgttgtTATGTTGTTAATGTTGATTTTGTCtgatttatttatatgttttatatgatttatatgattTGTTTGATTTGTTTGTTCTACTTTATGTACcttttttacattttttatttttatttttgtttttatttttggaGAAATTGTTAcattatcttttatttgGGATTCCTCATTTTTATGCATTAAATAAAAGTTagttctttttttttttcttttattatttatattatatttcatatttcccatttttttttcttccttCCTATTGTTCTTTTCCCTATGGTTAAGCGTAATATATGTAGACCtttctattttattgtatttCATATGATTAAGTtgaaatgtataaatatgatttttttcattatattgtattttattaaaagtataaatgttttggaatgtaataaattcttcggatatatttatatgtagATATAAATCAAGAAAGCATAGAATATCTCctattatatttacaacATTTTTGTTACAACAAATTAAAGGAATGCTACGACATTCTTCACATAATTTTTCTCTGCTTGATCCACAACAAGAAGTAAGagatgaaatatttttattattcataattttcttCTCACAGCAAATACAACTCTTTAAGTTGTTTTTACATGATATGCACATTTTATAAGTCCTccataaattattaatataagtacatctttcttttattatgttaAGACAATAGAAGCAAGTGTTTGTCTTATCTTTTCTTCTCATActaagaaaataaaatcaaaaaaactaaaaaattaaaataaataataaacaaaaatgtaacaaataatatataaataggACACCActcaaatatatttattctattgttaaaaggaaaaattattttatgaataaattcaaaagaaaaagtaAGAACagttcataaaaaaaaaaaaaaaatcacacatatatatatataNNNNNNNNNNNNNNNNNNNNNNNNNNNNNNNNNNNNNNNNNNNNNNNNNNNNNNNNNNNNNNNNNNNNNNNNNNNNNNNNNNNNNNNNNNNNNNNNNNNNNNNNNNNNNNNNNNNNNNNNNNNNNNNNNNNNNNNNNNNNNNNNNNNNNNNNNNNNNNNNNNNNNNNNNNNNNNNNNNNNNNNNNNNNNNNNNNNNNNNNNNNNNNNNNNNNNNNNNNNNNNNNNNNNNNNNNNNNNNNNNNNNNNNNNNNNNNNNNNNNNNNNNNNNNNNNNNNNNNNNNNNNNNNNNNNNNNNNNNNNNNNNNNNNNNNNNNNNNNNNNNNNNNNNNNNNNNNNNNNNNNNNNNNNNNNNNNNNNNNNNNNNNNNNNNNNNNNNNNNNNNNNNNNNNNNNNNNNNNNNaattaaaaaaaataaaaaaaaaaaggggaaaaaaaaaaaaaaaaaaaaaaaaaaaaaaaaaaaaaaaaacaccTTATAATTCAGCATTTATATACACTTATgtatttcttcttttttttttttaaggaGTATAAGGTAAAAGTCCATAGCAAACaattacatatattgtatatataatgtataaggtcataacatattatttatgtgtaACGTGTGGATGTATATTATGATGGCTGGTCCTTTGTTGTTCTAGggaataatattataaaaatgataacatatgaatcatataaaaatggtTATGCTATAATATGGAGAACTactaaaaaataaaaaaaataaaaataaaaaaaataaaaaaataaaaaaaaaatagtcACGATAtctcatatttttaaaataagaaCAAATAGATAAATCcttacataaaaatatacatatatatctttatatatatatatatctttatatatatatatatctttatatatattatttctccatgttgtttattttatcatttatttctAAAAAAACTATGAATATTTTGTCCATCCATATTTACTCCTTTATCGCTTGtcttttattatgtaatataaatcaGGTGTTTACGCTTAATGCGTTGAATTATAATAACGCTAACCTTTATAAGAATTTCTCTTTTTCCATCCCTTTATACAACAATTTATTTCAAGAAAAAAGCACTTGTAAAAAAAGGAAAcaattattacatattaaaTCAAAGGGAAGTACATATAATGAGTGTTCCATGAACCGTGATGCACATTTTAAGTTAAATAAAAGCAATAAAAACGTAAGAAAAAGAATTGGAAATATTCCaaatgtattaataaaagaagaagaagaaaaaaaaaaaggaagacatgtaatatataatacgAAAGAATCATACAATGAAAACTCTAGAAATaaggaagaaaaaaatataattataaatgaaaatggtgataattctttttatgAGGGAGATGATATAGAGGAagatttatttaattcaaACATGAACATTTTAGAaagtgaaaaaaaatatagtagacaaatatatacacacggatataatgaagagaaaaaaattagaggaagtaaaattattattattggATTAAATGGAATAAGTTGtgaaatatgtaaaaatcTAAGTTTGTGTGGTGTTCGTGAAATAGGtatttatgataataatcTTTTAACATACGAAGATATTGATAatctttatttatgtaataaaaaattagtaaataaacaaataaaaagtatatcTTGTGTAgataatatacaaaaattaaatgaaaattgtaaaataaaagCTATAACTACTAATgtatatgataatattttaaattatgataTTGTCGTTACAGTAAATCAAAAAACAGATTTCAACATAAAATTAAACAATTATTGtaggaaaaataaaaaaaaatttatatgtgttAATACATGTGGTTTATTTGGTAGAGTATTCATTGATTATGGtgatttttattatacaaataatattgatacTAATACGACATATGATAATCATAACAATACTATTAGTGATTTGTACAAAATTAATAATCTTGAATTTCTCAAAAATAATACGATTGTCTTATCATATTTacctttttataatatgcAATTAAATAAAGGTGATAAAGTAAAATTACTCctaaataataattcagGAAAAAAACTACAATTAGACAATTTTATCATTGATCATATATGTAGaaaaaatcataaaatttatttatctatttcaaaaaataaatgtaataatccaatttctaaaatatttaatcACATATTTCAACCATTCTTTACGAATCGATTCtttccttattttttcaattcttttttatacatatattctttgaatttaatatcatatgtattcaaatttaaaaaaaacaaattcttatataataattattctcatctttattatattaaaaaatttgttcaggaaaataaattaaattattccATCAGTTTGATAAAATCACCTGAACAGTTCAGgttgaaatatataagtttAGAGGAATATATGAAAGAgcgaaaaaaaaaaaccaaaatatataatatatataatgtgtataatatatataatgtgtataatatatataatatatatatatatatatatataataaagaatatattaaaattaataaaagaaaatataggatatgtattaaaatatatatatagaaaattatatggaataagaaaaaatgagtatgaatataaaaatgtggataaattaaatgatgaagaaatttgttttatgatatatgatgaaataatgaaaaataagaataataaagaattattagatgatgatataaagaaatttacatatttatgtaagaaagaaaagaaagatattagtaatgaaataataaatcaatTTTGTTCATGTGCTCATATTGAATTATCtcctttttcatttttctgGGGTGCATTATTATCACAACAAATATTGAAAGGTATAACACATAAATTTAAACCTATACATCAGatgttttattatgataGGAGAGATTTGTTTCctttttctaatatatcGAAAATGTATTATGGAAAGTATATgcatgaaaaaaatttttttggTGATGAATTTCATAaattcttaaaaaaattaaatattttattgatTGGATCAGGTGCTTTAGGTTGTGAGTTTTTAAAACTGTT
The genomic region above belongs to Plasmodium reichenowi strain SY57 chromosome 13, whole genome shotgun sequence and contains:
- a CDS encoding hypothetical protein (conserved Plasmodium protein, unknown function), coding for MRRKDKTNTCFYCLNIIKERCTYINNLWRTYKMCISCKNNLKSCICCEKKIMNNKNISSLTSCCGSSREKLCEECRSIPLICCNKNVVNIIGDILCFLDLYLHINISEEFITFQNIYTFNKIQYNEKNHIYTFQLNHMKYNKIERSTYITLNHREKNNRKEEKKMGNMKYNINNKRKKKRTNFYLMHKNEESQIKDNVTISPKIKTKIKIKNVKKVHKVEQTNQTNHINHIKHINKSDKININNITTNNNQRKYFSSFFKSFKSLYTKKRNNIYISNTDKNILIPSMNIIEAEKNEIIQSDNINNVNNIQETFFINNNIKTNTEIREKTNKEIMNKTNKEIMNKTNKEIMNKTNKEISEKTNKEIREETNKEIMNKTNKEIMNKTNISKQTNISSNNNQTYDTFNNNIPIHNTSRISRFYTNTSAAFFDYIKKIRKQQQKYKKNIKRNKKDKNNKKIETKKKKRKFIFYENILLSIYEKKKEQKIKDNEKNNLPNKRNMDKYKLNLVLYFMDKQDFNGVYRRLLHNELIYCDIIYLNYILKKKCLNKYGNDKCNDYIYNNDIYSNNTHSSNTHSSNTHSNNTHSSNTHSNNTHSSNTHSSNTHSSNTHNSNIYNNYIYNYNTYDDNICEKMVSSCGCVTVSGKKLFKLHEQNKRIHNYKYKNINLKYLNISNENIKLIDNVSLTSVIPKISFYFYLAHELMHGYIWLTKMERSHNYKHIYMIVEKLYNNNYFEVQNEMHYNDYHNNNSSFYISRELEEALCIYVSIKFLKYIETDPYYNIQKSFYEKELIQYYIKKYEQSTSPMYGSNYRFLKKILKNYQIIHVLHIINDIYFSKFYPIVTLNLLQAVISFIDFKI
- a CDS encoding 20 kDa chaperonin; the encoded protein is MKIIFLINIVILFLTNVLTKKHVISNTLNFINVNPKQFNNSTKRLKATEYKIDNKVIRGPLTPLNEYILIQKDEACDTTDSGVFIGDTLKKNQYIGKVLSVGAGAINTKNGERIPIDIQVGDVVIFNPNDGNKVKYNDKECLLISNEEVLGKINDSNEINPLNITPLYDRVLIKLINPNVNSDSLIIIPESKNNDKVTDGQVVAIGNGIYDENNQKVPIDLRIDDYIKFSPFSNESCEFTYQNAKYTFVKARYVMAKY